Within the Macrobrachium rosenbergii isolate ZJJX-2024 chromosome 25, ASM4041242v1, whole genome shotgun sequence genome, the region GTCTTGAAGTCAGATGTAAAATTATGTCCGGCATATACTTTTCGTAAACTAAtgatgtgatagaaattcacctaaatatgtatacactatgtagatatatatgtgtatgtgtgtgtacgagtaATATATATCTTCATGCCACATACGGTTTGGTAGATGCTGGTTTTAATGGTATTTACTTCCTcgctatttttttctctttccagtctAGTCGCACTTTTATGCGAGACTGCAATAAGCTCTGTCTCCCTCTCGCTCTCATCCCATTATTTTATAAagcttgcgtctctctctctctctctctctctctctctctctctctctctctctctctctctctctctctctcatatcagttcagtTATTTTATTAACCTCGAGTATCCTTCCCAAGGCTGGGTTTTTTTATAAACCTTgggcctactctctctctctctctctctctctctctctctctctctctctctctctctctctctctctctctctcctctcgtcaGTTGAGATTCACTTTAAGTTTATGACTTTTGTCTGTCTCGTCAGTCTGTCCCATTATTTTAAAagcattgcatctctctctctctctctctctctctctctctctctctctctctctctctctctctctctctctctctctctctcttatcagtccAGTCCATGTTTATGAATCTTGACTCTGCCCACACCTCGTCTCATTTTGCACTAGTGCCATTCATCATTTGGCGATATCTGGCAAAATAGCGTCAGCCAAACACACttgattttacattattcatGGATTCCCAGATAttagatgggaggaggaggaggacgagaaaaaggagaaggaggaccagaagaaagaggtggaggaggacgaaagaagaagaaggaggaagaaaaaacgaATGAGGAGAAATAATGTGGAGTTGAGGACTGGAAAGAGGAGAGTGACAAGAAGAagacagaaggaggaggaggaggaggaggaggaaacgaaTCGGTAGAAATGGATGAGGAGTTGAACACTGGAAAGAGCAAAGAGTGACAAGAAGAAGAcacaaggagggggaggaggaggaggaggaagaggaggaaacgAATCAGTAGAAATGGATGAGAAGTTGAAgactggaaagaggaaagagtgacaagaagaagataaaaggaggaggagggggaggaagcgAATCAGTTGAAATGGATGTGTAATTGAGGactagagagaggaaaaagtgacAAGAAGAcacaaggagaaggaggaggaggaaacgaatcagtagaaatggatgtggagttgaggactggaaagaggaaaaagtggcaaGTAGAAgacacaaggaggaggaggagaaggaaacgAATCAGTGGAAATGGATGAGGAGTTTaggactggaaagaggaaaaagtggcaagaagacacaaggagaagggggaggaaggggggggggacgaATCAGTAGAAATGGGTGTGGAGTTGaggactggaaagaggaaaaagtggcaagaagatacaaggagaaggaggaggagggggggggtgggggacgaatcagtagaaatggatgtggagttgaggactggaaagaggaaaagtggcaagaagaagacacaaggagaaggaggaggaggaaacgaaTCAGTAGAAATGGATGTGGAGTTGAGGACTGGAAAGATGAAAAATGTGGCAAGTAGAAGACacaaggagggaggaggagaaggaaacgGAATCAGTGGAAATGGATGAGGAGTTTaggactggaaagaggaaaagtggCAAGAAGACAcaaggagaaggggaggaaggatGGGACGAATAAGTAGAAATGGATGTGGGAGTTGaggactggaaagaggaaaaaagtggcaagaagaagatacaagaagaagaagggggggggacgaatcagtagaaatggatgtggagttgaggactggaaagaggaaaaagtggcaaGTAGAAgacacaaggaggaggaggagaaggaaacgAATCAGTGGAAATGGATGAGGAGTTTaggactggaaagaggaaaaagtggcaagaagacacaaggagaaggggaggaaaggggggacgaatcagtagaaatggatgtggagttgaggactggaaagaggaaaaagtggcaagaagaagatacaaggagaaggaggaggaggggggtgggggacgaatcagtagaaatggatgtggagttgaggactggaaagaggaaaaagtggcaagaagaagacacaaggaggaaggaggaggaaaaagggggGGACAGAATCAGTAGAAATGGATGTGGAGTTGaggactggaaagaggaaaaagtggcaaGTAGAAgacacaaggaggaggaggaggagaaggaaacgAATCAGTGGAAAAGGATGAGGAGTTTaggactggaaagaggaaaagtggCAAGAAGACAcaaggagaaggggaggaaggggggacgATCATTAGAAATAAGGACTGGAGAAATGGATGTGGAGTTTaggactggaaagaggaaaaagtggcaagaagaagatacaaggagaaggaggaggaggggggtgggggacgaatcagtagaaatggatgtggagttgaggactggaaagaggaaaaagtggcaagaagaagacacaaggagaaggaggaggaggaaacgaaTCAGTAGAAATGGATGTGGAGTTGAAGACTGGAAAGATGAAAAAGTGGCAAGTAGAAgacacaaggaggaggaggaggagaaggaaacgAATCAGTGGAAATGGATGAGGAGTTTaggactggaaagaggaaaagtagaAATGGATGTGGGTTGAGGACTGGAAGAAGAcagaaggagaagggagaggaaggaaggagggtggGGGACAGAATCAGTAGAAATGGATGTGGAGTTGaggactggaaagaggaaaaagtggcaagaagaaaacacaaggagaaggaggaggaggaaacgaatcagtagaaatggatgtggagtttaggactggaaagaggaaaaagtggcaagaagacacaaggagaagggggagaggaagggcaGGGGACAAGAAAGTCAGTAGAAATGGATGTGGAGTTGaggactggaaagaggaaaagtggcaagaagaagatacaaggagaaggaggaggagggggaggggggacgaATCATTAGAAATGGATGTGGAGTTGaggactggaaagaggaaaaagtggcaagaagaagacacaaggagaaggaggaggaggaaacgaatcagtagaaatggatgtggagttgaggactggaaagaggaaaaagtggcaaGTAGAAgacacaaggaggaggaggagggagaaggaaacgaATCAGTGGGAGGAAAATGGATGAGGAGTTTaggactggaaagaggaaaaagtggcaagaagacacaaggagaagggggaggaagggggtgggggacgaatcagtagaaatggatgtggagttgaggactggaaagaggaaaaagtggcaagaagaagatacaaggagaactggaagaggaggagggggtgggggacgaATCAGTAGAAATGGATGTGGAGTTAAGgacttgaaagaggaaaaagtggcaagaagaagacacaaggagaaggaggaggaaggggggggggacgaatcagtagaaatggatgtggagttgaggactggaaagaggaaaaagtggcaaGTAGAAgacacaaggaggaggaggaggagaaggaaacgAATCAGTGGAAATGGATGAGGAGTTTaggactggaaagaggaaaaagtggcaagaagacacaaggagaagggggaggaagggggacgaatcagtagaaatggatgtggagttgaggactggaaagaggaaaaagtgccaagaagaagatacaaggagaaggaggaggagggtggtgaGGGACGAATCAGTAGAAATGGATGTGGAGTTGaggactggaaagaggaaaaagtggcaagaagaagatacaagaagaaggaggagggggacaGATCAGTAGAAATGGATGAGGAGTTGaggactggaaagaggaaaaagtggcaagaagaagacacaaggagaaggagggggagggggggggacgaatcagtagaaatggatgaggagttgaggactggaaagaggaaaaagtggcaagaagaagacacaaggagaaggagggggaggggtgggggacgAATCAGTAGAAATGGATGAGGAGCTGaggactggaaagaggaaaaagtggcaagaagaagacacaagtagaaggaggaggaggagcgggggGGCGAATCAGTAGAAATGGGTGTGGAGTTGAGGACTGTAAAGAGGAAAAATTGGCAAGAAGAAGAtacaaggagaaggaggaggggggggggacgaatcagtagaaatggatgtggagttgaggactggaaagaggaaaaagtggcaagaagaagacacaaggagaaggaggaggggggggggacgaatcagtagaaatggatgaggagttgaggactggaaagaggaaaaagtggcaagaagaagacacaaggagaaggaggaggggagggacgaatcagtagaaatggatgtggagttgaggactggaaagaggaaaaagtggcaagaagaacacacaaggagaagaaggaggagggggggacaatcagtagaaatggatgtggagttgaggacaggagagaggaaaaagtggcaagaagaaaacacaatgagaaggaggaggaggagggggggaacgAATCAGTGGAAATGGATGTGGAGTTGaggactggaaagaggaaaagtggCAAGAACAAGACACAAGGAGAGGGAAGGAGCAGGGGGACGAATCAGTAGAAATGGATATGGAGTTGaggactggaaagaggaaaaaagtggcaagaagaagacataaggagaaggaggaggaggggggacgaatcagtagaaatggatgtggagttgaggactggaaagaggaaaaagtggcaaGTAGAAgacacaaggaggaggaggaggaggagaaggaaatgaatcagtagaaatggatgaggagttgaggactggaaagaggaaaaagtggcagGAAGAcacaaggagaaggaggagggggcgACAAGTCAGTAGAAATGGATGTGGAGTTGaggactggaaagaggaaaaagtggcaagaagaagacacaaggagaaggaggaggagggggggcgaCGAATCAGTAGGAATGGATGGGGAGTTGaggactggaaagaggaaaaagtggcaagaagaagaaacaaggagaaggaggaggagggggggaggcgaatcagtagaaatggatgtggagttgaggacaggaaagaggaaaaagtggcaaGAAGAAGACACAAGGAGAAGGAGTAGGGGGGGAGGGGACGAATCAGTAGAAATGGATGTGGAGTTGaggactggaaagaggaaaaagtggcaaGTAGAAGACataaggagaaggaggaggaggggggaaacgaatcagtagaaatggatgtgagttgaggactggaaagaggaaaaagtggcaagaagaagacacaaggagaaggaggaggaggggggggacaaatcagtagaaatggatgtggagttgacgactggaaagaggaaaagtggcaagaagaagacacaaggaggaggagggggggggaacaaatcagtagaaatggatgtggagttgaggactggaaagaggaaaagtggcaagaagaagaaacaaggaggaggaggaggaggaggaggaacaaatcagtagaaatggatgtggagttgaggactggaaagaggaaaaagtggcaagaagaagacacaaggaggaggaaggaggagggaggggaggggaaagaaaaaagtcagtaagaaatggatgtggagttgaggactggaaagaggaaaaagtggcaagaagaagatacaagaagaaggaggagggggggggacgaatcagtagaaatggatgaggagttgaggactggaaagaggaaaaagtggcaaGAAGAAGACACAAGGAGAAGGAGGGGTGGGGTTGAGGGGTCAGAATCAGTAGAAATGGATGAGGAGTTGAggactggaaagaggaagaacaagaaaagtggcaagaagaagacaaaaggagaaggaggggaggggtggggacgAATCAGTAGAAATGGATGAGGAGCTGaggactggaaagaggaaaaagtggcaaGAAGAAGACACaagtagaaggaggagggaggagggggaaaaagGGGCAAGATCAGTAGAAATGGGTGTGGAGTTGAGGActgtaaagaggaaaaaagtggcaagaagaagatacaaggagaaggaggaggaggacgaatcagtagaaatggatgtggagttgaggactggaaagaggaaaaagtggcaagaagaagacacaaggagaaggaggagggggacgAACGTAGAAATGGGTGATCAGTAGAAATGGATGAGGAGTTGaggactggaaagaggaaaaattggcAAGAAGAAGAcacaaggagaaggaggaggggagggacgaatcagtagaaatggatgtggagttgaggattggaaaagaggaaaaaaaggaggagaacacacaaggatgaaagaggaaaagtggCAAGAAGAACACACAAGGAGGAAGAACataaagagaaggaggaggagggggaacaatCAGGAGGAGGGGGGACAATCAGTAGAAATGGATGTGGAGTTGAGgacaggagagaggaaaaagtggcaagaagaaaacacaatgagaaggaggaggagaggggggggggaacgaATCAGTGGAAATGGATGTGGAGTTGaggactggaaagaggaaaaagtggcaaGAACAAGacaaaaggagaggaaggagcaGGGGGGACGAATCAGTAGAAATGGATATGGAGTTGaggactggaaagaggaaaaagtggcaagaagaagacataaggagaaggaggaggagggggggacgaatcagtagaaatggatgtggagttgaggactggaaagaggaaaagtggcaagaagaagaaacaaggaggaggaggaggaggaggaggaacaaatcagtagaaatggatgtggagttgaggactggaaagaggaaaaagtggcaagaagaagacacaaggagaaggaggaggagggggggggaaagaaaTCAGTAGAAATGGATGTGGAGTTGAGGACTGGTAAGTGGAAAAAGTGGCAAGAAgacacaaggaggaggaggagggggcggggaaCAAATCAATAGCAATGGATGTGGAGTTGAGGACTGGAAAGTGGAAAAAGTGGCAAGAAGAAaacacaaggaggaggaggaggaggaggtgggggggaacatatcagtagaaatggatgtggagttgaggactggaaagaggaaaagtggcaaagaagaagacagaaggaggaggaggagggggggaacaAATTAGTAGAAATGGATGTGGAGTTGAGGActagaaagtggaaaaagtggcaagaagaaaacacaaggaggaggaggaggtgggggggaacatatcagtagaaatggatgtggagttgaggactggaaagaggaaaagtggcaagaagaagacagaaggaggaggaggagggggggaacaaatcagtagaaatggatgtggagttgaggactagaaagtggaaaaagtggcaagaagaaaacacaaggaggaggaggaggtgggggggaacatatcagtagaaatggatgtggagttgaggactggaaagaggaaaagtggcaagaagaagacacaaggaggaggaggagggggggaacaCATCAGTGGAAATGGATGTGGATTTGAGGACTGGAAAGTGGAAAAAGTGGCAAGTAGAAGACACAAGGAGGattagggggagggggggaacaaatcagtagaaatggatgtggagttgaggactggaaagtggaaaaagtggcaagaagaagacagaaggaggggggggaggaggagggggaacaaaTTAGTAGAAATGGATGTGGAGTTGAGGACTGGAAAGTGGAAAAAGTGGCAAGAAAACacaaggagagggaggaggaggggggaacaAATTAGTCGAAGTGTTTGTGGAGTTGAGGACTGGAAAGTGGAAAAAGTAGCAAGAAGAAgacacaaggaggaggaggaggtgggggggaacatatcagtagaaatggatgtggagttgaggactggaaagaggaaaattgGCAAGAAGAAgacacaaggaggaggaggaggaggagggggggtacAAATCTGTAGAAATGGATGTGTAGTTGAGGACTGGAAAGTGGAAAAAGTGGCAAGAAGAAGACAcaaggaggaggtggggagggggaacaCATTAGTGGAAATGGATGTGGAGTTGAGGACTGGAAAGTGGAAAAAGTGGCAAGTAGAAGACACAAGGAGGattagggggagggggggaacaaatcagtagaaatggatgtggagttgaggactggaaagtggaaaaagtggcaagaagaagacacaaggaggaggaggaggagggggggaacaCATCAGTAGAAATGGATGTGGAGTTGAGGACTGGAAAGTGGAGAAAGTGTCAAGAAGAAGAcacaaggagaaggaggaggggggagggaacaaatcagtagaaatggatgtggagttgaggactggaaagaggaaaaagtggcaagaagaagacacaaggggaaggaggaggagggggggaacaAATCAGTAGAAATGGATGTGGAGTTGAGGACTGGAAAGTGGAAAAAGTGGCAAGTAGAAGACACAAGGAGgataaggggagggggggaacaaATCAGTAGAAATGGATGTGGAGTTGAGGACTGGAAAGTGGAAAAAGTGGCAAGAAGAAGATACAAGGAGGAGGAAACAAATCAGTAGAAATGGATGAGGAGTTGACGACTGGAAAGAGGGAAAAGTGGCAAAAAGAAGACACAAGGAGGAGtaaggtgggggggagggggccatTAAACGAATCAGTAGAAATGGATGTGGATTTGaggactggaaagaggaaaaagtgacaAGAAGAACAcacaaggaggaagaagaggaggatgaaacAAATCATTAGAAATGGATGAGGAGTTGAAGACTGGACAGAGGAAAGAGTGACAAGAAGAAGAcataaggaagaggaggaggaggggggaacgAATCGGTTGAAATGGATGTGGAGTTGAGgacttgaaagaagaaaaagtgacaaGAGGAAGACACAAGGAGGAGTAGGAAACGAATCAGTAGAAAGGGATAAGTTGAGAACTGGAAATTGGAAAGAGTGACAAGAAGAAAACACAAGGAGGAGGCGGAGAAGGAGGAAACGAAAATTTAGAAATGGATGTGGAGTTGAggactggaaaaatgaaaaagtgacaagaAGAAGACacaatgaggaggaagaggaggaggaggaggaggaaacgaaTCTGTAGAAATGGATGTGGAGTTGACgactggaaagaggaaagagtgaCCAAAAGAAGAGgtaaggatgaggaggaggaggagacgaatcATTAGAAATGGATGAGGAGTTGAGGACTGGAAAAAGGAAAGAGTGACAAGAAGAAGatacaaggaggaggaggaggaggaggaggaggaggaggagaaggagaaggaggaaaccAATCCATAGTAATGGATGAGGAGTTGAGGAcgggaaagaggaagatataagGAAACCGATGGGGAAGGAGTTGTGGAAAAGAACGATGATGAGGAGCTAAGATAAAGAAGGGAGTAGGAAAATGTGCCTGGAGTGTGTGACGTATTGTAGGAGAAAAGTAGAAGGGAAATGGGGAGAATTCAGACGAAGATGTGAGGAGGAAAACGGTCGGAAGAGGGAAAGGTAGAGAAAAATTACAAGAGTTAGGATGTGGGTGGGAATAGGGAATTGGAAATAGAGCAGTAGAATAATGGataaaggagaaggagagaaatagGAAGAATGAAGCAGGAAGACTATTAAGAGGttataaaagggaaagaaaggcgAAAGCATAGGGACGATGAATGATTTTGCGAAGGCTatgttagaaagaaagaaaagaaaggaaatgtgtaaaaagacaagaaataaaaggaatagaaatatgtattactgtattaaaGGAGAGAAGAATCTCCTGTGTGGACATAGAAGATGGGAGGATAATGTAAAGGGAGGAGTAGTATGGAAAGAAGTCAGGAAACGAGAAAATGAAGATTAACTTGCTGTTGGAAGATGATGAAACGGAATAATTGCATTCCCTCCCTCATTATTTTCGTGTTAAATAGAGATTGTGATATTTAAGCAGTCTCTCCCCTGTGGAAATAGAATCAGGTGTCTTTATAAACCCCTGAAATGTGTTGCCATATTTAGTTCTCTTGTTCATGTCGTTTATAGTTGTGGTTATCATTTCCTGTTTTTATGatgatattatttaatgttatttttccatattcttaTAATTACCAAATATCGTTAATGtcttttatatttggttttattttcctccttcgTTGTCGTTATAGCGTAATTAATAGTGTTCCTTATATTTCTCTTCTATTACTAATAAGCATTGCCTATAACGTACACTGACTTATattgtttcaattttttatacTCTTCGTAATGAACCTGTTTCTGCCATTGAAATGGAAACTCTGGTTTTGCCGTCTGGTGTTGTAGCTGCCGCTTCCAATGTTAATTGTGTAAATAGAAACTAGGTGAATATTTCAGCCTTTGCACACACctacgcggagagagagagagagaga harbors:
- the LOC136852238 gene encoding uncharacterized protein encodes the protein MDVEFRTGKRKKWQEDTRRRGRGRAGDKKVSRNGCGVEDWKEEKWQEEDTRRRRRRGRGDESLEMDVELRTGKRKKWQEEDTRRRRRRKRISRNGCGVEDWKEEKVASRRHKEEEEGEGNESVGGKWMRSLGLERGKSGKKTQGEGGGRGWGTNQ
- the LOC136852239 gene encoding high mobility group nucleosome-binding domain-containing protein 5-like encodes the protein MDEELRTGKRKKWQEEDTRGGGGGERISGNGCGVEDWKEEKWQEQDTRRGKEQGDESVEMDMELRTGKRKKVARRRHKEKEEEGGRISRNGCGVEDWKEEKVASRRHKEEEEEEKEMNQ
- the LOC136852240 gene encoding pre-mRNA-splicing factor 38B-like encodes the protein MDEELRTGKRKKWQEDTRRRRRGRQVSRNGCGVEDWKEEKVARRRHKEKEEEGGRRISRNGWGVEDWKEEKVARRRNKEKEEEGGRRISRNGCGVEDRKEEKVARRRHKEKE